One genomic segment of Clostridium saccharoperbutylacetonicum N1-4(HMT) includes these proteins:
- a CDS encoding ABC transporter ATP-binding protein, with protein MADLSLRHIYKIYEGDVTAVKDFNLEIADKEFIVFVGPSGCGKSTTLRMIAGLEEISKGELYIGGKLVNDVEPKERDIAMVFQNYALYPHMTVYDNMAFALKLRKAPKDEIDKKVREAAKRLDIEHLLERKPKALSGGQRQRVALGRAIVREPKVFLMDEPLSNLDAKLRVQMRTEISKLYQSLGTTFIYVTHDQVEALTMGTRIVVMKDGIIQQVDTPLNIYNTPTNLFVAGFIGSPQMNLVTGTVAENDGKLYCKFEENNILLPQEKAAILKEKGYANKEVVFGIRPEHLDDSKELIESNPAATLTGDVEVVERMGAESYIYFKSGNNNMTARVDGSTECEPKDKIKLFVEHENIHVFDKETELRIC; from the coding sequence ATGGCAGATTTATCATTAAGACATATTTATAAAATTTATGAAGGAGATGTAACTGCAGTAAAAGATTTTAACCTAGAAATTGCAGATAAAGAATTTATAGTTTTTGTTGGACCATCAGGTTGTGGTAAGTCAACAACTTTAAGAATGATTGCAGGACTTGAAGAAATATCAAAAGGTGAATTATATATTGGCGGAAAACTTGTTAATGATGTAGAACCTAAAGAAAGAGATATAGCGATGGTATTCCAAAACTATGCGTTATATCCACATATGACAGTTTATGATAACATGGCTTTTGCTTTAAAATTAAGAAAAGCTCCAAAAGATGAAATAGATAAAAAAGTTAGAGAAGCAGCAAAGAGATTAGATATTGAACATTTATTAGAAAGAAAACCAAAGGCTTTATCAGGAGGTCAAAGACAAAGAGTTGCATTAGGACGTGCTATTGTCAGAGAACCAAAGGTATTCTTAATGGACGAGCCTTTATCAAATCTTGATGCAAAATTAAGAGTTCAAATGAGAACAGAAATTTCAAAACTTTACCAAAGTTTAGGAACAACATTTATTTACGTAACTCATGACCAAGTTGAAGCATTAACAATGGGTACTAGAATTGTAGTAATGAAAGATGGTATAATTCAACAAGTGGATACACCACTTAACATCTACAATACACCAACTAATTTATTTGTTGCAGGATTTATTGGAAGCCCTCAAATGAATTTAGTTACTGGTACAGTTGCAGAGAATGACGGAAAATTATATTGCAAATTTGAAGAAAATAATATATTATTACCTCAAGAAAAGGCAGCAATATTAAAAGAAAAAGGTTATGCTAATAAGGAAGTAGTATTTGGTATTAGACCAGAACATTTAGATGATAGTAAAGAGTTAATTGAAAGCAATCCTGCAGCAACATTGACTGGAGATGTAGAAGTTGTTGAACGTATGGGAGCTGAAAGTTATATTTACTTTAAATCAGGAAATAATAATATGACAGCAAGAGTTGATGGAAGTACTGAATGTGAACCTAAAGACAAAATTAAATTATTTGTAGAACATGAAAATATTCATGTATTTGACAAAGAAACAGAATTGAGAATATGTTAA
- the malQ gene encoding 4-alpha-glucanotransferase, translated as MKRGSGIIMHIASLPGKYGIGTFGKEAYEFADFLKKAGQSYWQILPIGQTSYGDSPYQSFSAFAGNPYFIDFDVLASKKLLRKSDYNKRKFGNNQNNISYETIFIEKMKVLRLAYKNFKKYDDQNFNHFQEAEAFWLEDYSFFMALKTEFELKSFQTWENDIRLRVDKTLENYKQLLADEIAFWKFIQYEFFNQWDELKKYVNKLGIKIIGDIPIYVAEDSADLWSNPKLFQLEEETLIPKKVAGCPPDAFSETGQLWGNPIYNWDYLEETEYRWWISRIKHSLKLYDVIRIDHFRGFEAYWSIPYGSETAQNGEWVKGPEMKLFDAIKSELGDVNIIAEDLGILTKATRKFKDKTGFPGMKVLAFAFSGGSKNLYLPHNYEKNCVAYTGTHDNDTVRGWVETTGSKKEVQNAIKYLKLTEEEGDNWGFIRGVWSSVADTSIALMQDFLNLGNETRINLPSTIGNNWVWRMEEGTLSDELAKKIRRMTKLYGRCE; from the coding sequence ATGAAAAGAGGTAGTGGAATAATAATGCATATTGCATCATTACCAGGAAAATACGGGATTGGGACATTTGGAAAGGAAGCTTATGAGTTTGCAGATTTTTTAAAGAAAGCAGGACAAAGTTATTGGCAGATACTTCCGATTGGTCAAACAAGTTATGGTGATTCACCGTATCAATCATTTTCAGCATTTGCTGGAAATCCATATTTTATTGATTTTGATGTATTAGCTAGTAAAAAGTTGTTAAGGAAAAGTGACTATAATAAGCGGAAATTTGGAAATAATCAAAATAATATTTCTTATGAAACAATATTTATAGAAAAAATGAAAGTATTAAGATTAGCATATAAAAATTTTAAAAAGTATGATGATCAGAATTTTAATCATTTTCAAGAAGCAGAAGCTTTTTGGTTAGAGGATTATTCTTTTTTTATGGCTTTGAAAACTGAATTTGAGTTGAAGAGTTTTCAAACTTGGGAGAATGATATTAGGTTAAGAGTTGATAAGACTTTGGAAAATTATAAACAGTTGCTTGCAGATGAAATTGCTTTTTGGAAATTTATACAGTATGAATTTTTTAATCAATGGGATGAATTGAAAAAATATGTTAATAAATTGGGAATTAAAATTATAGGTGATATACCAATATATGTAGCAGAAGATAGTGCTGATTTATGGAGTAATCCTAAGTTATTTCAATTGGAAGAAGAGACCTTGATTCCAAAGAAGGTTGCGGGATGTCCTCCTGATGCATTTTCAGAAACAGGGCAGCTTTGGGGGAATCCCATTTATAATTGGGATTATCTCGAAGAGACTGAGTATAGGTGGTGGATAAGCAGGATTAAACATAGCCTAAAGCTATATGATGTAATTAGAATAGATCATTTTAGAGGTTTTGAGGCTTATTGGTCTATACCTTATGGTTCAGAAACAGCTCAAAATGGAGAATGGGTAAAGGGACCTGAGATGAAGTTGTTTGATGCAATAAAAAGTGAACTTGGAGATGTGAATATAATAGCAGAAGATTTAGGAATATTAACAAAAGCAACTAGAAAATTTAAAGATAAGACTGGCTTTCCAGGAATGAAAGTTTTAGCTTTTGCTTTTTCTGGTGGTAGCAAGAATTTATATTTACCACATAACTATGAGAAAAATTGTGTAGCCTATACAGGAACTCACGATAATGATACTGTACGAGGATGGGTTGAAACAACAGGAAGTAAGAAAGAAGTGCAAAATGCAATTAAATATTTAAAATTAACTGAAGAGGAGGGGGACAACTGGGGATTTATTAGAGGTGTATGGAGCAGTGTTGCAGATACTTCGATTGCACTTATGCAGGATTTTTTAAATCTTGGTAATGAAACGAGGATTAATTTGCCTTCTACTATAGGAAATAATTGGGTGTGGAGAATGGAAGAAGGCACACTTAGTGATGAATTAGCAAAAAAAATACGTAGAATGACTAAACTTTATGGAAGGTGTGAATAG
- a CDS encoding PucR family transcriptional regulator: MKGLEKYLQEIYENCEIPFEVYADDEIVFKSHPNNLKGELLENRFSIGLKNFVIVVEQSYKNSIKLLEFCVRDKYKEDTNKREKILNQLLQKLSVSRDKIKEIMPEIKDDTYLITINLQDKLIEALDVLKNIYNDIDVIILNYEDTIVLIGAFEDINEHISSISETIYVSLYEKCYLSYSPIEEYETILNLYNENVNKINLARKYNLTTMVFSPNSLLFEEIMDKLNQETKEKILSDFDKSFSKLDDDMIKTIEVFLKLDLNLSEASKGLYVHRNTLIYRLDKIEKYTGYDIRKFNDAVLFKMAFFIWKQRNKI; this comes from the coding sequence GTGAAGGGATTAGAAAAATATCTACAAGAAATATATGAAAACTGTGAAATACCTTTTGAAGTTTATGCAGATGATGAAATTGTATTTAAATCTCATCCCAATAATCTTAAAGGAGAATTACTGGAAAACAGATTTTCAATAGGATTAAAGAATTTTGTAATAGTAGTAGAACAAAGTTATAAAAATTCTATAAAGTTATTAGAGTTTTGTGTTAGAGATAAATATAAAGAGGATACAAATAAGAGAGAAAAAATTCTTAATCAATTGTTGCAAAAATTAAGCGTATCTAGAGATAAGATAAAAGAAATTATGCCTGAAATAAAAGATGATACATATTTAATTACGATTAATTTACAGGATAAACTAATCGAAGCTTTGGATGTGCTAAAAAATATATATAATGACATAGATGTTATTATTTTAAATTATGAAGATACTATAGTTTTAATAGGAGCTTTTGAGGATATAAATGAACATATTTCTAGTATAAGTGAAACAATATACGTTTCCCTTTATGAAAAATGTTATCTAAGTTATTCCCCTATTGAAGAATATGAAACTATACTTAATTTATATAATGAAAATGTTAATAAAATTAATTTAGCGAGAAAATATAATTTAACAACAATGGTATTTAGTCCTAATAGCCTTTTGTTTGAAGAAATTATGGATAAGTTAAATCAAGAAACAAAAGAAAAGATATTAAGTGACTTTGACAAAAGCTTTTCTAAATTAGACGACGATATGATTAAGACTATAGAAGTTTTCTTAAAACTAGATTTGAACTTGAGTGAAGCATCAAAAGGTTTATATGTTCACAGAAATACTTTAATTTACAGATTGGACAAAATAGAAAAGTATACTGGTTATGACATAAGAAAATTTAATGATGCAGTTTTATTTAAAATGGCATTTTTTATTTGGAAACAAAGAAATAAAATATAA